Proteins from a genomic interval of Medicago truncatula cultivar Jemalong A17 chromosome 3, MtrunA17r5.0-ANR, whole genome shotgun sequence:
- the LOC25490204 gene encoding uncharacterized sugar kinase slr0537 has protein sequence MVAEGFCLNQNGEELEAPPFILGLQPSALVDNVAHVDWSLLDRIPGEPGGSIPVAIEELENILKEVKSKSNSADSSVMKTLAGGSVANTIRGLSSGFGISSGIIGACGDDEQGQLFVNNMSSNGVDLSRLRKKKGHTAQCVCLVDELGNRTMRPCLSNAVKVQAQELMTEDFKGSKWLVLRYAILNLEVIQAAIALAKQEGLLVSLDLASFEMVRNFKQPLLNLLESGNVDLCFANEDEATELLRGEQNADPIAAVEFLAKYCQWAVVTLGSNGCIARHGKEMIRVSAIGESKATDATGAGDLFASGFLYGVVKGLSLEECCKVGTCSGGSVIRCLGGEVTSENWQWMYKQMQVKDLPTPDGICK, from the exons ATGGTTGCCGAAGGCTTTTGTCTGAACCAAAACGGTGAAGAATTGGAAGCTCCTCCTTTCATTTTGGGTCTTCAACCATCTGCACTCGTTGACAACGTGGCTCACGTTGATTGGTCCTTGCTTGATCGAATCCCCGGCGAACCCGGTGGCTCCATTCCC GTTGCAATTGAAGAGCTTGAAAATATACTGAAGGAAGTTAAATCCAAATCTAATTCGGCTGATTCTTCTGTCATGAAAACTCTGGCTGGTGGCAGTGTTGCTAATACAATTCGTGGTCTTAGTAGTGGTTTTGGAATTTCCAGTGGAATTATTGGGGCTTGTGGTGATGATGAACAAGGTCAATTATTTGTTAATAACATGTCCTCTAATGGTGTTGATCTTTCCAGACTCCGTAAGAAGAAAGGACACACTGCACAG TGTGTTTGCTTGGTAGACGAGTTGGGTAACAGAACAATGCGGCCCTGTCTCTCGAATGCTGTCAAAGTTCAG GCTCAAGAATTGATGACAGAGGATTTCAAAGGCTCCAAG TGGTTGGTGTTGAGATATGCAATACTCAATTTGGAAGTTATTCAAGCAGCCATTGCTTTAGCCAAGCAGGAAGGCCTCCTTGTTTCCTTGGACTTGGCCAGTTTTGAG ATGGTCAGGAACTTTAAacaaccacttctaaatttgcTGGAATCTGGAAACGTAGACCTCTGCTTTGCCAATGAGGATGAGGCAACTGAACTTTTAAG GGGCGAACAGAATGCTGATCCTATAGCTGCTGTAGAGTTTCTTGCCAAATACTGTCAATGGGCTGTGGTAACATTGGGCTCTAATGGATGCATTGCTAGACATGGGAAGGag ATGATACGTGTCTCGGCTATAGGGGAATCAAAGGCAACTGATGCTACAGGAGCTGGAGATCTTTTTGCAAGTGGATTTTTGTACGGAGTGGTTAAGGGTTTGTCACTAGAAGAATGCTGCAAAGTAGGCACATGCAGTGGTGGGTCTGTCATCCGCTGTCTTGGGGGTGAGGTGACGTCTGAGAATTGGCAATGGATGTACAAGCAGATGCAAGTAAAGGATCTTCCCACACCTGATGGCATATGCAAATGA